From the Paenibacillus sp. MMS20-IR301 genome, the window CTATCCCGGCCTCCTGCAATTGTCTCCACACCCGCTGAACCATCGATTCCGGTTCACCTGCCGGGCTTTCCAGTACCTTCAGAAATTGCTTCGAACGTGAGTCATTCGAGAGCGGCCAGAGCCGCTTGCCTGAACCGCCTGATAAAAGTACTAGTTTCATAGTGAACCCTCCTTATGTGTGTGACGCGTGAATATCGGATTGTTGCTTGGGAGTTTCCTCATAATGGATAGTGGCTACGGTGTAGAAGTAAATGCCCGCGCTGCCGCTTCGCAGCTTATAAGCAAATCTGCATCCGGTAGAATTAGGGGGCACTTTTACCTCTATTTCACGCATTTGGCCCGCATCCGGTGAAATTAGGGGCACTTTTACCTCTATTTCACGCATTTGGCCCGCATTTGGTGAAATTAGGGGCACTTTTGCTCCTATTTCACGCATTTGGCCCGCATCCGGCGGAATTAGGGGCACTTTTGCTCCTATTTCACGCATTTGGCCTGCATCCGGCGAAATTAGGGGCACTTTTGCTCCTATTTCACGCATTTAGCCCGCATCCGGCGGAATTAAGGGTACTTTTACCTCTATTTCTCCCATTCAGCTCACTCTCGGCGGAAATAGAGGGATTTTTACCTTTAATTCCTTAATAAAGCCCACTTTTGGCGGGATTAGAGGGATTTTTACCTTTAATTGCACCATTCAGCCCATTTTCAGCTGAAATAGAGGGATTTTTCACTTTATTTCTCCCATTCAGCCCACTTTCGGCGGAAATAGAGGGATTTTCACCTTTATTCCCCCATACAGCCCGCACCGGCGGAATTACACCGCCCCGGCAACGCTGGCGGAGAAGCCGCTAAGTCCACCCATCTGCGGGCGGCCGACGGAATGGTACTCCAGGCCGGTGCCCTCAATCTGCTCTTTGGTGTAGACGTTGCGGCCGTCGATCAATATCGGGCGGCGCATACTGTCCGCCAGCTGGTGCAGGTCGATATCCTTGAACTGGCCCCAGTCGGTCAGGAGGCAGACTGCGTCACTGCCCTCGGCCGCCTCTTCCGCCAGCCCGCACCAGCGCAGCTGCGGATGATCATACCCGCTGCGGAAGTTATCGGCAGCGATGGGATCATACAGCTTCACGATGGCGCCTTCAGCGACCAGCGCCTCGACGATTTCCCGGGCCGGTGCCTCACGGACATCATCCGTGTTCGGCTTGAACGCCAGCCCCCAGATGCCGATTACGGCGCCGCGCAGGCTGCCCAGCGACTCATGCAGCTTCGAGATGATCATGAACCGCTGGCCTTTATTAACCTCAACTACGGATTTCAGCAGCTTGAATTCATAATCCACGTTACCGGCGATCTGGATCAGCGCATTCGTATCCTTCGGGAAACAGGAGCCGCCGTACCCGATACCGGCCTGCAGGAAGGAGGATCCGATTCTCCGGTCCATTCCCATGCCCTCAGCCACTTCGGTTACATCCGCTCCCACTTTTTCACAAATGTTGGCAATTTCGTTTATGAACGATATTTTGGTAGCCAGGAAAGCATTGGAAGCATATTTAATCATCTCGGCGCTGCGGATATCGGTTACGAACACATTGTCCGTGAAGCCCTGGTGAAGCTGGCGCATGGTCTGCTCAAGCTGCGGGTTATCGAGTCCGATTACAATCCGGTCGGGGTGAAGCGTATCGCGGATCGCAGAGCCTTCACGAAGGAATTCAGGAGCGGAGACAATATCGAAGGGGTGATTCGTATGGGAGGCAATCAGCTTGCGGATTCGCTCGTTGGTGCCGACGGGAACGGTTGACTTGGTCATAATAATCTTGTAGCCTTCCATCGCTTCGGCAATCTCTACGGCTGCCCCCTCGATATACTGCAAATCGGCTTCGCCGCCCGGCAGGGAAGGTGTACCTACAGCAAGGATGACAATATCAGAGCGTCTGACCGAATCCTTAAGATCCGCCGAGAAGGATAATCTTCCCTCCCGGAGATTCATCTCAATTAAGGCCTCAATACCCGGTTCATAGATCGGGGATTCCATCCGGTTCAGCTTTTCGATTTTCTGCTCATCCTTATCCACACAGATGACATGATTTCCGTTAAGCGTGAAGCATACGCCTGAGACGAGTCCAACATAACCGGTACCGATTACTGCGAGTTTCATACAATCATCCTCCTTTTAGGAAATTGACGTAGGCCTGTTCCACATATTGCTTGAACTGAACCATAAACGCCTGCTCATCGAATTTGCGTGCATGGCCCATAATCTGGCTGATATCCCAGTCATGGGATTCGGCCTCCTCAATGGCCTGGAGCAGATCATCAACTTCCTGATGCTGGAAAAAAACCCCGTTCACATAAGGAACGATCGTATCCAGCGCCCCTCCCGCCTGATAGGCGATGACCGGACGGCCTGCAGCGTTTGCCTCCAGCGGTGTGATACCGAAATCTTCTTCTCCGGGAAAAATAAAGGCCCGGCACTGAGACATCAGCCCCGTTACTTCTTCATCCTCCAGCCGGCCCAGAAAGGAGATATTCTCTTTCGCCATCCCCTCCAGACGTTTACGGTCGGGACCGTCTCCGACGATATACAGCTTCACACCGTTACGGTTGAACGCCTCCACCGCCAGATCGATCCGCTTGTAGGATACCAGCCGGGAGACGATCAGATAATAATCCCCAATCGTGGGTGAACTGGTGAAGCGGGCCGTATTGATCGGCGGAAAAATCACATCGGAATCGCGGTGGTAATAATTCTGAATCCGCTTCTTCACGACTGAGGAGTTGGCCACAAACTGGTTTACATTTTTGGAAGTCCGCTGATCCCAGTTCTTCAACCGCTGCATATACAGCTTGAGCAGTCTTTTGAAGATGCCGGAATTGGACTGCCGCTCCATATACGTGTCATAATCCCAGGCGAACCGCATCGGAGTATGGCAGTAACAGAGATGGAAGGTAGACTCGGGCACCTGGATGCTTTTCATAAAAGCACTGCTGGAGCTAAGGACGATATCATACCCGCTGAAGTCCAGATCGCGGACGGCCATCGGATAGAGCGGCAGCACCCCTTTGAAATTCTTCTTCACGCCCGGAATTTTCTGCAGCCAGGAGGCCCGGATATCCGCATCTTTGAGGTTATCGGTCAGGCGGCTGCCGTTAAACACCGTTGTGAAGATCGGAGCATCCGGATACATGTGATGAAAGACCTCCACCACTCTTTCTGCTCCGCCCATTTGGATTAAGTAATCGTGCGCTATCGCAATTTTCATGTGAATCATCCTCAAAGTTTTATGGAGCAGCATCATCAAGCAGTGAGCGCATGAAGTGAGCGGATGTTGATGCAAGCCTTAAGCGTTATCCAAGAAAGAAAATCAGGTAACCGCCAGCAGACCTTTGTAGTAAGCAACGATATCCTTGACTGTATTCTCGATGACAAAATGCTCTTTCACCCTTTTCATTCCATGATCCGCCATCCGTCTGCGCTCTTCGGGATGGTCCAGCATCCAGGTGATGGATTCGGCAAGTACAGCGGCATCTCCAGGCTGAATCAGCAGCCCGGTTACGCCAGGAACAACAATTTCCACCGGCCCGCCTTCATTCGAAGCAATCACCGGCAGTCCGGCCGCCATGCCTTCGACGATAACCTGGCCAAACGGCTCAGGGGTAATCGACGTGTGAATCAGCAAGTCGGCTTTGTTCATGAGTCCTTGTATATCATCCACATGACCCAGCAGGCTGACATTGGTGATGTCATCTTGCTGCATCTGCTGAATTAATTGCTGTTTGTATTCCTCTTCCCCGAACAAGGCGTCGCCGGCCAGCCAGAACTTCACCCGGCTGTCATGCTTGAAAGCCTTAGCCGCTTCCAGCACAATATGCTGGCCTTTCCAGTGGGCAAGGCGCCCTACCAGCAGCACGTTGAAATCCTTCTGGTCCCGCTTGCCGATTCCTTCACCAATCGCCTTAGCGAAGGCCGAATAGACAACCAGCGTCTTCTTCGTCCGGGGCAGCTCCAGCGCATTCAGCGTGGAGTGGGAATTGGCGATGACGCCGTTCGGCAGAAGCCGTGACAGCAGCCGGATCGCCTTGGCGACAACCGGCTTCAGGTAAGGGGCTCCGATATGATCGCGGATATGCCAGATCAGCGGCACGCCTGCCTTCTTCGCGGCTACTGCTCCATAGAAGGCTGATTTCAGTGAATTGGTATGCACACAATCGACCTTCTCCTCTTTGAGCAACGGAGCCAGCTTGCGGCCGTAGGCCAGCAGCTTCATTGCAGCCGCCGGGGCACCAAGGTTAACGGCGTTGCGCCCCCGGCTGCGGATGCTCTCATCCAGCGGGATAATGCGGACATCAATGCCTTTGTCCCGCAGGCGTTCAGCGAGTGTGCCCTCTTCCGCGAGAATCACAAGCGGCTTGATATGCTCACCGATGTTAGTGAGGATGTTGAACAGGGCAACCTCGCCCCCGCTCCATTTGGCGGTGTGATCAATATAAGCGACTTTTATCATCCTGCAGTCACACCCTTTCCCAAAGTTTCGAGGAATACGGATTCCACTTTATCGCCTACCTGCTGCCAGGTGTACTTCTCCAGCACATGGTTGCGGCATTCTTCCCGGCCCGGCAGCAGCTTGCGGTTGCCCAGCATCTGAATCATGCCTTCCGCCATATCTTCGCTGGCCGCACTCTTGAACAGCAGCTCCGGGCGGAAGCCCTGCAGAATCTCCCTGTTGCCTCCGACCGGCGTCGCCATGACCGGAAGGCCCGAGGCCAGCGCCTCTACGGTGATCAGGCCGAAGCCCTCCAGCGCCTGGGAAGGCACTACGAACATGTCGGCTGCCTGGTAATAGGAAGCCAGCTCCTGGTCGGGAATGTAGCCGAGCAGCCGGACCTTATTGCCGAGACCATAATCGGCAATCTTCTCTTCCAGCTCGCCGCGCAGCGGGCCCTTGCCCCCGATCAGCAGGATCGCATTCGGGAAGCGCTCTGCTACCTGCTTCCAAGCTTCAAGCAGCTGCAGCAGCCCCATCCGGTTCATCAGCCGCCGGACGGTCAGTACGGTTGTCGCACCTTCGGGCAGATTCAGCTGCCGCCGGACCGCCAGCCGGTTCGCGGACGGCACGAACCGCTCCACGTTGGCTGCTCCGGGTATGACGATGATCTTATGCATCGGCACCCCGTGCAGATCATGCAGCATATCGCGGAAGTACTCGCTGAGTACGATGAACTTGTCAGCGAGCTTGTAAGCTTTATGTTCAATCGATTTGGCAATCGTTGTTTTGACCCGGTGCCTGATGCCCTGGCCTTCAATCTTCATCTCTTCATTCCAGGGACCATGGAAGGTCATAATAACCGGAATCCCGCGCTTCTTCGCTTCGAGCGCCGGGCCGATGCCATAAGGGGCGAAATGGGAATAGAGGATATCAATCCGCCCGCTCCCACTGCCCATCAGGTCTGCCGCTTTACGCTGAAAAGCATCCTTGCGCTTCCAGATCGTCTCCTTCGGGTCCCCGGCATTGTGGATGATCAGTTCCTTCGGAACAGCCGGCGTCTCCTGGCTGCAGATCAGGGCATGCACCCGGTTCCGTGAGGAGAGCTGCTCACATACGGATTTGAAATAGGTGTTCAGCCCGCCGGGCTGCAGCGAAGGCCAGCTGAGTCCGGTCGTCATGATGTTCAGTCCGTCATTGTACGACATAGCTTCTCTCCCCTTTCTTCTCCTTCCCGGCCTGGCCCTGCAGATTATGCCGGGTCAGCTTGCCGGAGCTGTGCAGTTCATAATGCTTGAAGCCGACCATGAATTCATACATCACCCAGAACACCGATACTGCGAATCCGGAAATTCCTTTTTTGAACAGCCCGTGCAGGAAGTACTTCTGCAGGAAGCGGGCCGGCGGCCGCAGCAGCAAATGGCTCAGCTTGAACGGTTTGCCGCTGGCAAAGGCGCTTTGCGCCTCCAGATCCGTATATTTGTTGAATCTCGCCACATGATCATTGATGCTGCGGAAGCCCTGATGCCAGAGTGTTCCATTCAGCTTCTCCGTGCGTTCCTCGGCTACTTCAGGCATTTCATGCACCAGACTGTTGCGGATTCCGTACTCCTTGCGGTTGTACAGCCGCACCAGATATTCGCCCTTGTCGAGCCATTTGCCGAGGAAATCGCCGATCCGGTACAGGGAGAAAGCCACTGTAGCATCTGTCAGTCCGGGCTTGCGCTCCAGGATATCCCGGGCCAGCTCTTCGCTGACCACTTCGTCGGTATCAATCAGGAAGACCCAATCATGGCTGGCGCGTTCCACTCCGAATTCCCTTTGCTTCGCATATCCGGGCCACGGGTTTACGAATACCCGGCATCCCAGGCTCTCGGATAGCCGTACCGTACCGTCTTTACTGCCTCCGTCGATGACTACCACCTCGTCAGCGAACTGCCGGCAGGACTGAATTGCTGCGGATATCCGAACCTCGTCATCCTGAGCTATAATGACTGCCGAGATCGGGTAGCTGCCCCGGCCGCCAAGCACGCTTGCTGCTGAATCCATGAAGGTATCCTCCTTTGCCTTATTGGTCCGGTGTGCGTCGTCACTACGGGGAATGTTTGGGCTTCCGGCCGCTGTTGTTCTCTGATTTCCTTGATTGGACCGCTCTATTAGCGGATGAAATCAGAGAACAAAGGCGGACACTTCGTTTCTACAGCTCCAAACTTCCCCTTCGTTTCTCCGGACACCGTCCCTTGGTTTTTTAGCAGATAAGCCGCTCGCCTCGTGATCTCGGCTCGCCGAATCAGCTAGTTACTTAACTGCCTACACATCCATAGGTTTCTTGCGAATATACGAATTCATCGTCGTCTTCAGCCACTGAAGGTCCTCTGCGTTAATGAACAGCCGCGGAAGCTTAACCTTCAGGTTGTAGCGGATATTAAGAATAATGAACAGGAACCGCAGCACAGCCGATGAGAGCATAGCCGCTCCGGCTCCGAATAACCCGTATTTCGGCACCAGCAGGAAGAGCAGCGGAATCACGAGGATGAGGCCGACTCCCTGAAGGATCGATACGAATTTAGGTTTGCCCAGTGCCATGAACACCTGGGCCAGAATCAGGGTTCCTCCGCTGATCGTAACCTCCAGCAGCAGCAGGCGGAACACGGTAAGCGCCGTATTGAAATCCTTGCCGTAGAGCAGCGGGATGACAAACGGGGCAACCAGCATCAGGAACAATGCGCCTAGCAGTGTACATGTGGTGCTGATGCGGAAAGCCTTGAAGGTAAGGGAGACCGCTTCATCCTTCGACATCCCGGAGGCTTTCGGAAACAGCACCACCGTAATCGAATTGGAGAAGAAGTTAACCATCCGCGACAGGCTGACCGCTACCGCATAGAGTCCCAGATCAGCGGGCCTGAGCAGGCCGGCAATAATAATCTGGTCTATGTAGTAAGAGAACTGTCCGAGCAGATCGTTGCCGTATGAGCCCAGACCATAAGTGAACAATCTTTTGAAGTTCAGATAGGCATCCCGCAGCTTAACCTTGTAAGTACGGAGCAGTACGACCGTCATGCCGATGAACATCGGAACCGACGGAAGCAGGTAAGCTAATGCTGTGGTGAACGGACTGATATGCCCGGTCACTATGAGAATGCCGATGGCTGCGAGTGTCAGCAGCGGAATCAGATAACGCATCAGGTTAAAGGTCCTGTAATCATTCCTGAACTGGAACGCCGCATTGTTCACTTGGGAGACCACAATCAGCGGACAGAGGAGCATGGACCACTGGGCGAAGACCACAACTTCATGGCTGAATTCCTTCAGCCAGTAAGGCAGCACGAGGATTCCGACAATCATCGCCAGTGTCCCGAACGCAAGCCCGATCATTAAGGCCACCCGGTACAGCACACCGGCCTCATCCGGATTTTTCTTGGCATTGTAGATCAGCGCGGACGGAATCCCGAAGCTCATGCTGAACGCCAGAAACTGCGACCAGTTCACCATCGCGGTCTGCTCTCCCCGCCCTGTTGGTCCCAGGTAACGGGCGGTCAGCACACCGGTCAGCATATTGACGAGCAGAATCAGCACACTGACAAACATGGTTTTTACAGCCGCTGAGCTGCTGTCCTTGCTCTTCGTGAAGCTGCGGAGCGAGGACCAGACCGTATTAGCGGGAAGTGATTTCGCGTTGAGCTGCTGCATGTGGTGTTCCCTTCTTTCTGCTCTCTGTTATCTCTTTGGCACTAAGTCCAAGCCCGACCAGCATCCAGATCAGGTATCCCTTCAGTCCCGGGAACCCGTTATCCGACACCAGGCTGACCACTGCCCCCATCCATGCCGCCAGCGCCAGCCTGGAATAAGGCTGCAGGCTGTCCTTGCGG encodes:
- a CDS encoding glycosyltransferase family 4 protein, which translates into the protein MSYNDGLNIMTTGLSWPSLQPGGLNTYFKSVCEQLSSRNRVHALICSQETPAVPKELIIHNAGDPKETIWKRKDAFQRKAADLMGSGSGRIDILYSHFAPYGIGPALEAKKRGIPVIMTFHGPWNEEMKIEGQGIRHRVKTTIAKSIEHKAYKLADKFIVLSEYFRDMLHDLHGVPMHKIIVIPGAANVERFVPSANRLAVRRQLNLPEGATTVLTVRRLMNRMGLLQLLEAWKQVAERFPNAILLIGGKGPLRGELEEKIADYGLGNKVRLLGYIPDQELASYYQAADMFVVPSQALEGFGLITVEALASGLPVMATPVGGNREILQGFRPELLFKSAASEDMAEGMIQMLGNRKLLPGREECRNHVLEKYTWQQVGDKVESVFLETLGKGVTAG
- a CDS encoding glycosyltransferase, producing MKIAIAHDYLIQMGGAERVVEVFHHMYPDAPIFTTVFNGSRLTDNLKDADIRASWLQKIPGVKKNFKGVLPLYPMAVRDLDFSGYDIVLSSSSAFMKSIQVPESTFHLCYCHTPMRFAWDYDTYMERQSNSGIFKRLLKLYMQRLKNWDQRTSKNVNQFVANSSVVKKRIQNYYHRDSDVIFPPINTARFTSSPTIGDYYLIVSRLVSYKRIDLAVEAFNRNGVKLYIVGDGPDRKRLEGMAKENISFLGRLEDEEVTGLMSQCRAFIFPGEEDFGITPLEANAAGRPVIAYQAGGALDTIVPYVNGVFFQHQEVDDLLQAIEEAESHDWDISQIMGHARKFDEQAFMVQFKQYVEQAYVNFLKGG
- a CDS encoding UDP-glucose/GDP-mannose dehydrogenase family protein, producing MKLAVIGTGYVGLVSGVCFTLNGNHVICVDKDEQKIEKLNRMESPIYEPGIEALIEMNLREGRLSFSADLKDSVRRSDIVILAVGTPSLPGGEADLQYIEGAAVEIAEAMEGYKIIMTKSTVPVGTNERIRKLIASHTNHPFDIVSAPEFLREGSAIRDTLHPDRIVIGLDNPQLEQTMRQLHQGFTDNVFVTDIRSAEMIKYASNAFLATKISFINEIANICEKVGADVTEVAEGMGMDRRIGSSFLQAGIGYGGSCFPKDTNALIQIAGNVDYEFKLLKSVVEVNKGQRFMIISKLHESLGSLRGAVIGIWGLAFKPNTDDVREAPAREIVEALVAEGAIVKLYDPIAADNFRSGYDHPQLRWCGLAEEAAEGSDAVCLLTDWGQFKDIDLHQLADSMRRPILIDGRNVYTKEQIEGTGLEYHSVGRPQMGGLSGFSASVAGAV
- a CDS encoding glycosyltransferase family 2 protein, whose translation is MDSAASVLGGRGSYPISAVIIAQDDEVRISAAIQSCRQFADEVVVIDGGSKDGTVRLSESLGCRVFVNPWPGYAKQREFGVERASHDWVFLIDTDEVVSEELARDILERKPGLTDATVAFSLYRIGDFLGKWLDKGEYLVRLYNRKEYGIRNSLVHEMPEVAEERTEKLNGTLWHQGFRSINDHVARFNKYTDLEAQSAFASGKPFKLSHLLLRPPARFLQKYFLHGLFKKGISGFAVSVFWVMYEFMVGFKHYELHSSGKLTRHNLQGQAGKEKKGERSYVVQ
- a CDS encoding glycosyltransferase family 4 protein gives rise to the protein MIKVAYIDHTAKWSGGEVALFNILTNIGEHIKPLVILAEEGTLAERLRDKGIDVRIIPLDESIRSRGRNAVNLGAPAAAMKLLAYGRKLAPLLKEEKVDCVHTNSLKSAFYGAVAAKKAGVPLIWHIRDHIGAPYLKPVVAKAIRLLSRLLPNGVIANSHSTLNALELPRTKKTLVVYSAFAKAIGEGIGKRDQKDFNVLLVGRLAHWKGQHIVLEAAKAFKHDSRVKFWLAGDALFGEEEYKQQLIQQMQQDDITNVSLLGHVDDIQGLMNKADLLIHTSITPEPFGQVIVEGMAAGLPVIASNEGGPVEIVVPGVTGLLIQPGDAAVLAESITWMLDHPEERRRMADHGMKRVKEHFVIENTVKDIVAYYKGLLAVT
- a CDS encoding oligosaccharide flippase family protein; amino-acid sequence: MQQLNAKSLPANTVWSSLRSFTKSKDSSSAAVKTMFVSVLILLVNMLTGVLTARYLGPTGRGEQTAMVNWSQFLAFSMSFGIPSALIYNAKKNPDEAGVLYRVALMIGLAFGTLAMIVGILVLPYWLKEFSHEVVVFAQWSMLLCPLIVVSQVNNAAFQFRNDYRTFNLMRYLIPLLTLAAIGILIVTGHISPFTTALAYLLPSVPMFIGMTVVLLRTYKVKLRDAYLNFKRLFTYGLGSYGNDLLGQFSYYIDQIIIAGLLRPADLGLYAVAVSLSRMVNFFSNSITVVLFPKASGMSKDEAVSLTFKAFRISTTCTLLGALFLMLVAPFVIPLLYGKDFNTALTVFRLLLLEVTISGGTLILAQVFMALGKPKFVSILQGVGLILVIPLLFLLVPKYGLFGAGAAMLSSAVLRFLFIILNIRYNLKVKLPRLFINAEDLQWLKTTMNSYIRKKPMDV